A single region of the Lycium barbarum isolate Lr01 chromosome 2, ASM1917538v2, whole genome shotgun sequence genome encodes:
- the LOC132628671 gene encoding uncharacterized protein LOC132628671: protein MNLPWLVGGDFNVIVDEEEKYGSLPVTLNEVEDFRHYIQTCNLSDLGYKGSTFTWWNGRAVDECVFKRLDKCLGNFELQQQFPGSEVSHLIKLGFDHFPLLVVKDNWKTDVVANSFMTFNVKLKNLKKTITTLEEVIKTHEALFEEDPSHANKEKLQKVQAEMTRSLHIEEEYWKKKYGMTWFQERDKNYKFFHAHVKGRRKRLQLKRIQNSQGQWLETEHEIAEEAVRFYQAQFHETVVPTQFDILKHVPSMVTDEQNEELTADPTMEEVKHAVFGLNNASAGGPDGFTSIFFQACWDIIGGDIFNMVWDFFRGHELPRMVHLLPDLISQNQAGFVRGRSIVENILLTQEIITDIRLRTRKRNQVVPNVVMKLDMTKAYDRLS, encoded by the exons ATGAATCTTCCTTGGCTTGTTGgtggagatttcaatgtcattGTAGATGAGGAAGAGAAATATGGTAGCCTACCTGTCACCTTAAATGAAGTGGAGGATTTCAGACACTATATTCAGACTTGTAACCTTAGTGACTTGGGTTATAAAGGAAGCACCttcacctggtggaatggaaGGGCTGTAGATGAATGTGTGTTTAAAAGACTAGATAAATGCCTGGGTAATTTTGAACTGCAACAGCAATTTCCAGGTTCGGAAGTTAGTCACTTAATCAAGCTGGGGTTTGATCATTTCCCACTTCTG GTTGTGAAGGATAATTGGAAGACAGATGTGGTGGCCAATTCTTTCATGACCTTTAATGTCAAACTTAAGAATCTGAAAAAG ACTATCACTACTCTTGAAGAAGTCATCAAAACTCATGAGGCACTGTTTGAGGAAGATCCTTCTCATGCCAATAAGGAGAAACTTCAAAAAGTGCAAGCTGAGATGACAAGATCATTGCATATAGAGGAGGAGTATTGGAAGAAAAAATATGGCATGACCTGGTTCCAGGAAAGAGATAAAAATTATAAATTCTTTCATGCACATGTTAAAGGAAGGAGGAAAAGGCTGCAGTTGAAAAGAATACAAAATTCTCAAGGTCAATGGCTAGAGACTGAACATGAAATTGCTGAGGAGGCTGTTAGGTTCTACCAAGCTCAATTTCATGAAACAGTAGTTCCTACTCAGTTTGACATCTTGAAGCATGTACCTAGCATGGTCACAGATGAACAGAATGAAGAGTTGACTGCTGATCCTACCATGGAAGAAGTCAAGCATGCAGTTTTTGGCTTGAATAATGCAAGTGCTGGAGGGCCTGATGGTTTTACAAGCATATTCTTTCAAGCATGTTGGGACATTATTGGAGGAGACATATTCAACATGGTGTGGGATTTTTTCAGAGGACATGAACTTCCAAG GATGGTTCACCTACTACCTGATTTGATTTCCCAGAATCAAGCAGGATTTGTGAGGGGTAGGAGTATAGTAGAGAACATTTTGTTGACACAGGAGATTATTACTGATATCAGACTCAGAACTAGGAAAAGGAATCAGGTTGTGCCTAATGTAGTGATGAAACTTGACATGACAAAAGCCTATGATAGGCTGTCATAG